One Caenibius sp. WL genomic window, ACGCTGAGTTCGCTCACCGGCTTGCCGCGCATCGGCTCGCCCACGGCGCGCAGCGCGGTCGCGAATTCGTCGACCGAATGATAGCTCGGCACGTATTGCGCTTCGAAATGGATTTCGGCGACACGGCGGTAATTGCCCGTGGTCAGGCCATAGAGGATTTCCGCCAGCCATTGCCGGGCGCGCCGGTCGATCCGGCCCATGATCCCGAAATCGATCGCGCCGATCGAACCATCGGGCCGCACGAACAGGTTCCCCTGATGCATATCGGCATGGAAGAATCCGGCGCTGATCGCCTGCGTCAGGAACGCGAGCACGAGCCGCCGGGCGATATCGGGCAGATCGTGCCCCGCCGCGCGCAAGGCGTCCACATCGCTGATCTTGATCCCATCGATCCATTCGATGGTCATCACCCGGCCATTGGTGCGATCCCAGTCGACATCGGGCACGCTGTAGCCGGTAAAGCCCTTCATCGCCTGCGCCAGTTCGCTGGCCGAGGCCGCTTCGCGGCGCAGATCGAGCTCGCGGTTGGTCCAGCGCTTGAAATTGGCGATCACCAGCCTGGGCCGCAATCGCGCCGCTTCGCCGCCCAGCCCTTCGAGATGGGCGGCGGCCCATTCGTAGGTATCGATATCGCGCTCGAACCGTTCGCGGATGCCCGGCCGCAGGACTTTGACCGCCACGGTATGGCCATCCGTCGTCACCGCGCGGTGGACCTGCGCAATCGAGGCCGAGCCGACCGGATCGGGCTCGAACGCGGCGAACAGGTTTTCCAGCGGCTGCCCGAAGCTCGCTTCCACTGCCGCGCGGATCATCCCGAACGGCAGCGGCGCCAGGCTGTCCTGCAGGCTCAGCAGATTGCCTGCCGCTTCTTCGCCCACCAGATCGGGCCGGGTGGCCAGCGTCTGTCCCAGCTTGATCGCCGCCGGACCGATGGCGAGAAACGCCCCGGCATAGTCCGGCTGGCGCGGCTGGATCGTGCCCAGGCGGGCTATGCGGCACAGCCGCCGCACCGGCGGCGGAGTGTTGGGATCATGTTCGATCCCGCGCAGCGCCCCATGGCGGGCGAGCGTGCGTCCCCAGCCGAGCAGGCGCCAGATATGCGTGGCCGGGCTGGTCATGATCTGGCGTGTCCCGCGTGCCCGCGCGCGCACGCGCGCGCCGTTCCCATCGCCCGCATGCCTGCCGCCATCGTCAGACCTTCCAACCCGAATGGATGGCGACCAGCCCGCCCAGAATCGGTTCCACCCGCGTGCGGACGAATCCTGCTTCGCGGATCATCCGTTCGAATTCGGGCATCGGCGGGAAGCGGCGGATCGATTCGATCAGATAGCGGTAACTGTCCGCATCGTGCGCGATCGCCTTGCCGATCTGCGGCACCAGCTTGTGCGAATAGAGATCGTAGACTTCCTTGAAACCTGGCCATTCGGTGGTCGAGAATTCGAGGCAGTAGAACCGCCCGCCGTATTTCAGCACGCGGTGCGCTTCGGCCAGCGCCTTGTCGATCCGCGTCACGTTGCGGATGCCGAACGCGATCGTATAGGCATCGAAGATGCGGCTGGCGAAATTCAGTTCCTCGGCGTTCTGCCGCGACCAGACGAGCGTATCGATCCCGCGCTTCATCGCGCGTTCGATGCCCACGTCCAGCATGTCCTGATTGATGTCCGACACGGTGACGCGCGCGCCGTGTTCCTCCATCCGGAAAGCGATGTCGCCGGTGCCGCCCGCCATGTCGAGGATATCCTCGCCCGGTTGCGGCTTCACCCGGCGCACGAACTTGTCCTTCCACAAACGGTGCATGCCGCCCGACATGGCATCGTTCATGATGTCGTATTTCTTGGCCACGCTGGAGAACACGGCGCCCACGCGCGCGGCCTTGTCCTCAGGAGCGATCTCTTCATACCCGAAGGAAACGGTGTCGTTCATGGCAGGCGCTTTAGGGGGAATTGCCGCCGGGGCAAAGGGTGTTAGGAGCATAGACCGGACGGGCCGCCGCAAAGGCCCGCCCCGACACACCGGCTCCACACAGGGATCACCCCGCCGCATGCCCGAACTGCCCGAAGTCGAAACCACTGTCAGGGGCCTCGCCCACGTGCTCCAGGGCCAGCGCCTCACCCGCGTGGCCGCCCACCGCGCCGACCTGCGCCGCCCGTTCCCGCCCGATCTCGTCCAGGCTTTGACCGGGGCGCATGTCTCGTCGCTGGGCCGCCGGGCGAAATACGGATTGATCCACATCGATCGCGGGCAGACGCTGGTGTTTCACCTGGGGATGAGCGGGCGCTGGCGGATCGATCCGGCCCGGCCCGACAAGCACGACCATTTCGTGCTCGAAACCGAATCGGGCCATGTGCTGGCGCTCAACGA contains:
- the ubiB gene encoding 2-polyprenylphenol 6-hydroxylase, translating into MTSPATHIWRLLGWGRTLARHGALRGIEHDPNTPPPVRRLCRIARLGTIQPRQPDYAGAFLAIGPAAIKLGQTLATRPDLVGEEAAGNLLSLQDSLAPLPFGMIRAAVEASFGQPLENLFAAFEPDPVGSASIAQVHRAVTTDGHTVAVKVLRPGIRERFERDIDTYEWAAAHLEGLGGEAARLRPRLVIANFKRWTNRELDLRREAASASELAQAMKGFTGYSVPDVDWDRTNGRVMTIEWIDGIKISDVDALRAAGHDLPDIARRLVLAFLTQAISAGFFHADMHQGNLFVRPDGSIGAIDFGIMGRIDRRARQWLAEILYGLTTGNYRRVAEIHFEAQYVPSYHSVDEFATALRAVGEPMRGKPVSELSVGQMLDGLFAITRDFDMQTQPHLLLLQKTMVMVEGIATQLDPAINMWDVAAPYVSGWIRDELGPESLVAERLREDTATLMRIPELVRRIEERFPPKGGAPEQPPLPDVELMWERRRGGKAGAGWRYALAAVAGGAAVWGAIAMGWLG
- a CDS encoding class I SAM-dependent methyltransferase translates to MNDTVSFGYEEIAPEDKAARVGAVFSSVAKKYDIMNDAMSGGMHRLWKDKFVRRVKPQPGEDILDMAGGTGDIAFRMEEHGARVTVSDINQDMLDVGIERAMKRGIDTLVWSRQNAEELNFASRIFDAYTIAFGIRNVTRIDKALAEAHRVLKYGGRFYCLEFSTTEWPGFKEVYDLYSHKLVPQIGKAIAHDADSYRYLIESIRRFPPMPEFERMIREAGFVRTRVEPILGGLVAIHSGWKV